A region from the Stutzerimonas stutzeri genome encodes:
- a CDS encoding MFS transporter, which translates to MPGSPAILLHPMPVRIAYACVAVLVGITGGLGNALFIANLPSIQGDLGLTPSQAAWLPAAYFMVNVSANLLMIKFRQQYGLRRFAEIGLTLYALLSIAHVFVEGLEMAIFVRAASGLAAATTSSLGLFYMLQAFRKSDLPKAVILGFGISQLGTPLAWLMSPALLEMGEWHRLYVFESGLALCSLAAVVVLKLPLGERIKVFEPLDFLTFALLAPALALIAAVFAQGRILWWTEQPWLGYALIAALLLICAAFMIEHHRRNPLLHTRWLGTAEMLRFTFGALMLRLLLSEQTYGAVGLLQTLGMGTEQLQPLYAVILLGLTMGIAGSAMTFSPSMAFPQILLSIVLIAIASFLDIDATNLTRPHNMFLSQGLLAFASGMFLGPLLITGIGRALRNGPNYLVTFIVLFTMTQSLGGLAAPALFGTYQVMREKYHSSHLTEQVVPGDPRVAARLQAQSQALTPRQTDPRLRQAQSAAQLSQAATREANVLAFNDVFRLIGILAIAVFGWTLYRTLRIAQQNRNAASP; encoded by the coding sequence ATGCCCGGATCCCCGGCGATCCTGCTGCATCCGATGCCGGTGCGCATCGCCTATGCCTGTGTCGCCGTGCTGGTGGGCATCACCGGTGGCCTGGGCAATGCCTTGTTCATCGCCAACCTGCCGAGCATCCAGGGCGACCTCGGCCTGACGCCCTCGCAGGCGGCCTGGCTGCCGGCGGCCTATTTCATGGTCAACGTGTCCGCCAATCTGCTGATGATCAAGTTCCGTCAGCAGTACGGCCTGCGCCGCTTCGCCGAGATCGGTTTGACGCTCTATGCCCTGCTCAGCATCGCCCATGTGTTCGTCGAGGGGCTGGAGATGGCCATCTTCGTGCGTGCGGCCAGCGGCCTGGCGGCGGCCACCACCTCGTCGCTGGGCCTGTTCTACATGCTCCAGGCGTTTCGCAAGTCCGACCTGCCGAAGGCGGTGATTCTCGGTTTCGGCATTTCCCAGCTGGGCACGCCGTTGGCCTGGCTGATGTCGCCGGCATTGCTGGAGATGGGCGAGTGGCATCGCCTATACGTGTTCGAGAGCGGCCTGGCGCTGTGCTCGCTGGCCGCGGTGGTGGTGCTCAAGTTGCCGCTGGGCGAGCGCATCAAGGTCTTCGAGCCGCTGGATTTTCTCACCTTCGCCCTGCTCGCTCCTGCCCTGGCGTTGATCGCTGCGGTGTTCGCGCAGGGCCGAATCCTCTGGTGGACCGAGCAACCGTGGCTCGGTTACGCGCTGATCGCCGCGCTATTGCTCATCTGCGCGGCGTTCATGATCGAGCATCACCGCCGCAACCCTTTGCTGCACACGCGCTGGCTGGGCACCGCCGAGATGCTGCGCTTCACCTTCGGAGCGCTGATGCTGCGCCTGCTGCTGTCCGAACAGACCTACGGCGCGGTCGGCCTGCTGCAAACGCTCGGCATGGGTACCGAACAGCTTCAGCCGCTGTACGCGGTCATTCTCCTGGGGCTGACCATGGGCATCGCCGGCAGCGCGATGACGTTCAGCCCATCGATGGCCTTCCCGCAGATCCTTCTGTCGATCGTGCTCATCGCCATCGCCAGCTTTCTCGACATCGACGCAACCAACCTGACCCGCCCGCACAACATGTTTCTCAGCCAGGGCCTGCTCGCCTTCGCCAGTGGCATGTTCCTCGGGCCGCTGCTGATCACCGGCATCGGGCGGGCGCTGCGCAACGGGCCGAACTATCTGGTGACCTTCATCGTCTTGTTCACTATGACCCAGAGCCTCGGCGGCCTGGCGGCGCCAGCGCTGTTCGGTACCTATCAGGTGATGCGCGAGAAATACCACTCCAGTCACCTGACCGAACAGGTGGTGCCCGGCGACCCCCGCGTCGCCGCGCGCCTGCAAGCCCAGAGCCAGGCGCTGACGCCGCGCCAGACCGACCCGCGCCTGCGCCAGGCACAGAGTGCGGCGCAGTTGAGCCAGGCGGCCACGCGTGAAGCCAACGTGCTGGCCTTCAATGACGTTTTCCGGCTGATCGGCATACTTGCCATCGCGGTATTCGGCTGGACGCTCTATCGCACCCTGCGCATCGCGCAGCAGAACAGGAACGCGGCCTCTCCATGA
- a CDS encoding lysine N(6)-hydroxylase/L-ornithine N(5)-oxygenase family protein — MPYDFIAIGVGPCNLGLACLTAPLPAVRSLFLERKPEFSWHPGMLLDGTTLQNPFLADLVSMADPTSPFSYLNYCKQQGRLYTYYIRENWYLDRQEFDRYCRWAASRLDNLRCGHEVHAISHDAASGLYQLSGRTADGAPFAYQARKLVIGIGGVPRLPECCATADHTQLVHSSRYLAERARLQAGRSITVIGSGQSGAEVYHDLLQSSERHGYTLNWVTRAPRFFQMENAKLTLELITPEYGDYFHGLDPAVKAEVLDDQRSIYNGINQSLIERLYALLDERSHRDAPPTRLLTCMALDACRRAADGRGWELEFRHTQLGRRYRHRTDAVVFATGYRYQVPPFIEGIRERIRWNDQGQYVPSKRWAVDHHNREIYVQNVGLQSHGLTNPDLGLACHRNSRLLAELTGHDHYPSEPRTAFQDFVPGEDSGFVALEREAVGS; from the coding sequence ATGCCCTACGACTTCATCGCCATTGGCGTTGGTCCCTGCAATCTCGGACTCGCCTGCCTGACGGCGCCGCTGCCCGCCGTGCGCAGCCTGTTCCTCGAGCGCAAGCCCGAATTCAGCTGGCACCCGGGCATGCTGCTCGACGGTACGACGCTGCAAAATCCCTTCCTTGCCGATCTGGTCTCGATGGCCGATCCCACCAGCCCGTTCAGCTACCTCAACTACTGCAAGCAGCAGGGCCGGCTGTATACCTACTACATCCGCGAGAACTGGTACCTCGACCGCCAGGAGTTCGACCGCTACTGCCGCTGGGCGGCGTCGCGGCTGGATAACCTGCGCTGCGGTCACGAGGTGCATGCGATCAGTCACGATGCGGCGTCTGGTCTGTATCAGCTTAGCGGACGCACCGCAGACGGCGCGCCGTTCGCCTATCAGGCCCGCAAACTGGTGATCGGCATCGGCGGCGTGCCGCGCCTGCCGGAGTGCTGTGCGACAGCGGACCACACGCAGCTGGTGCACAGCAGCCGGTATCTCGCCGAGCGTGCGCGCCTGCAGGCCGGGCGCAGCATCACGGTGATCGGCAGCGGGCAGAGCGGGGCGGAGGTCTATCACGACCTGCTACAGAGCTCCGAGCGTCACGGCTACACGCTGAACTGGGTGACCCGCGCGCCGCGCTTCTTTCAGATGGAAAACGCCAAGCTCACCCTCGAACTCATCACGCCCGAATACGGCGACTACTTCCACGGCCTCGACCCGGCCGTCAAAGCCGAAGTGCTGGACGACCAGCGCAGCATCTACAACGGCATCAACCAGTCGCTGATCGAGCGTCTCTACGCCTTGCTCGACGAGCGCAGTCACCGCGACGCCCCACCGACGCGCCTGTTGACCTGCATGGCGCTGGACGCCTGTCGACGTGCCGCAGACGGCCGCGGTTGGGAGCTGGAGTTCCGCCACACCCAGCTCGGCCGCCGCTACCGCCACCGCACCGATGCCGTGGTATTCGCCACCGGCTATCGCTACCAGGTGCCGCCCTTCATCGAGGGCATCCGCGAGCGCATCCGCTGGAACGATCAGGGCCAGTACGTGCCCTCCAAACGCTGGGCGGTGGATCACCACAATCGGGAAATCTACGTGCAGAACGTCGGCCTGCAAAGCCACGGCCTGACCAACCCGGATCTCGGCCTGGCCTGCCACCGCAACAGCCGGTTGCTGGCCGAACTGACCGGCCACGACCACTACCCGAGTGAGCCGCGCACCGCCTTCCAGGATTTCGTGCCAGGCGAGGACAGCGGCTTCGTCGCACTGGAGCGGGAGGCTGTCGGCTCGTGA
- a CDS encoding IucA/IucC family protein codes for MTTSPSLDSPASAVTHLHPEVWRKVNRLLVRKAIAEFAHEQVFTPSRLDNAAPGAWGRYELVADTSGCRYTFRARRMALRHWHVDAASIERLVDGQAQPLDALTFVIDFKRTLGIPADKLPVYLDEISSTLFGAAYKHSRPGLSSAELADADYQTLEAAMIEGHPGFVANNGRLGFDALDYHSYAPETGGRFAIVWLAVHRDNAHFAAVPGLDHESLLRQELGSERLIALRRHLAGEGLDPADYLFMPAHPWQWFNKLSIMFAADVAERRIVPLGLSEDRYCAQQSVRTYFNVSAPERCYVKTSLSVLNMGFMRGLSPYYMAGTPAINAFLDELISADPVLRDHGFGILREVASVGYRNRYYEAALETDSPYKKMLSALWRESPIPRLQPGERLMTMAALLHIDPQGAPLLPELIRRSGLTATAWLRRYLEAFLIPVVHCFYAHHLVFMPHGENLILVFEGHVPTRVFMKDIAEESAILDKDAQMPEGLERLAVDVPEDFKILGIFIDIFDGVFRHMAQLLDDSGTLEEQRFWRTVAESVLDYQRAHPGLADRFARYDFFAPTFLHSCLNRLQLKNNLQMVDLANPAGSLIMAEPLDNPVAPFGPGRQRRGAESTAALTV; via the coding sequence ATGACGACGTCCCCGAGTCTCGATAGCCCCGCATCGGCAGTTACCCATCTGCACCCCGAGGTGTGGCGCAAGGTGAACCGGCTGCTGGTGCGCAAGGCCATCGCCGAGTTCGCCCACGAGCAGGTGTTCACCCCGTCACGCCTGGACAACGCAGCGCCAGGGGCCTGGGGCCGCTATGAACTGGTCGCCGATACCTCTGGCTGTCGCTACACCTTCAGGGCTCGGCGCATGGCGCTGCGGCACTGGCATGTGGACGCGGCGAGCATAGAGCGGCTCGTCGATGGACAGGCGCAGCCGCTCGATGCGCTGACCTTCGTCATCGATTTCAAGCGCACGCTCGGTATCCCGGCGGACAAGCTGCCGGTGTACCTCGACGAGATCAGCAGCACCCTGTTTGGCGCCGCCTACAAACATTCACGCCCCGGGCTGAGCAGCGCCGAGCTGGCCGACGCCGACTACCAGACGCTGGAAGCGGCGATGATCGAAGGCCACCCCGGGTTCGTCGCCAACAACGGCCGGCTGGGTTTCGATGCGCTCGATTACCACAGCTACGCACCCGAGACCGGCGGACGTTTCGCCATCGTCTGGCTGGCGGTGCACCGCGACAACGCGCACTTTGCCGCCGTGCCCGGTCTCGATCATGAAAGCCTGCTGCGCCAGGAACTGGGCAGCGAGCGCCTCATCGCCTTGCGTCGGCATCTGGCCGGCGAGGGTCTGGATCCGGCCGACTACCTGTTCATGCCGGCGCATCCCTGGCAGTGGTTCAACAAGCTTTCGATTATGTTCGCCGCCGACGTGGCCGAGCGCCGCATCGTGCCCTTGGGGCTCAGCGAAGACCGTTACTGCGCGCAGCAGTCGGTGCGCACCTACTTCAACGTCTCCGCGCCCGAGCGCTGCTACGTGAAGACGTCTCTATCGGTGTTGAACATGGGCTTCATGCGTGGCCTGTCGCCGTACTACATGGCCGGCACACCGGCGATCAACGCCTTCCTCGACGAACTAATCAGCGCCGATCCGGTGCTGCGCGACCATGGCTTCGGCATCCTGCGCGAGGTCGCCTCGGTCGGCTACCGCAACCGCTATTACGAGGCCGCGCTGGAAACCGACAGCCCCTACAAGAAGATGCTTTCGGCGCTCTGGCGCGAGAGTCCGATCCCGCGACTGCAGCCCGGCGAGCGGCTGATGACCATGGCCGCGCTGCTGCACATCGACCCGCAGGGGGCGCCGCTGCTGCCGGAACTGATCCGCCGCTCGGGGCTCACCGCCACGGCCTGGCTGCGTCGCTATCTGGAGGCATTCCTGATCCCGGTGGTGCACTGCTTCTATGCCCATCATCTGGTGTTCATGCCGCACGGCGAGAACCTCATCCTGGTGTTCGAAGGCCACGTGCCGACGCGGGTGTTCATGAAGGACATCGCCGAGGAATCGGCCATCCTCGACAAGGACGCGCAGATGCCCGAAGGGCTCGAACGCCTGGCGGTCGACGTGCCGGAGGACTTCAAGATCCTCGGCATCTTCATCGACATCTTCGACGGTGTGTTCCGCCACATGGCCCAGCTGCTCGACGACAGCGGAACCCTGGAAGAGCAGCGATTCTGGCGCACCGTCGCTGAGTCGGTCCTCGACTACCAGCGCGCCCATCCCGGGCTGGCCGACCGCTTCGCCCGCTACGACTTCTTCGCGCCGACCTTTCTGCATTCGTGCCTCAACCGCCTGCAACTGAAGAACAACCTGCAGATGGTCGACCTGGCCAACCCGGCCGGCAGCCTGATCATGGCCGAGCCACTGGACAACCCGGTGGCGCCGTTCGGCCCCGGGCGGCAGCGGCGCGGCGCCGAAAGCACGGCGGCGCTGACCGTTTAG
- a CDS encoding aromatic ring-hydroxylating oxygenase subunit alpha: MFNPNRLAGAISRPARHEPQLAIRDYCDPAVYEREQALIFRHSARYVGHEMMVPQPGDWYALPQDEHSRILVRSEQGIELLSNVCRHRQALMLGDHSPDSDPCAIRRGNLRGTGGRILCPLHAWSYDSQGLIVGAPKFPERPCRNLPRYPLFNVGGFLFEGERDPAGDIGPLFDRPEMDFSGYALDHVEVHPCRCNWKTFIEIYNDDYHIASFHPGLRRYVHSGGLSWEYGDWYSLQRIAVSQNLARAGTEAYRAWHEGLLAHEGGRSPAFGAIWASYYPTHMIEVFPHALVLSTVYPQGVHETLNVVEFYYPAELRDRHPELCEAHRAAYLETAFEDDEIAERTDAGRRALYRRGEEDSGPYQVPLEEGMQHFHQWYRGVMQQSLHPA, from the coding sequence ATGTTCAATCCGAATCGGCTGGCCGGCGCCATCAGCCGTCCAGCCAGGCACGAGCCGCAGCTGGCGATACGTGATTACTGCGACCCGGCTGTTTACGAGCGCGAGCAGGCGCTGATCTTCCGTCACAGCGCCCGCTACGTCGGCCATGAAATGATGGTGCCGCAGCCAGGCGACTGGTACGCGCTGCCGCAGGACGAGCACAGCCGCATCCTGGTGCGCAGCGAGCAGGGCATCGAACTGCTGTCCAACGTCTGCCGGCATCGCCAGGCGTTGATGCTCGGCGACCACAGCCCGGACAGCGACCCCTGCGCGATTCGCCGCGGCAACCTGCGCGGCACCGGCGGGCGCATCCTCTGCCCGCTCCACGCCTGGAGCTACGACAGCCAGGGGCTGATCGTCGGCGCGCCGAAATTCCCCGAGCGCCCCTGCCGCAACCTGCCGCGCTACCCGCTGTTCAACGTCGGCGGCTTCCTGTTCGAGGGCGAGCGCGATCCGGCAGGGGATATCGGCCCGCTGTTCGACCGCCCCGAGATGGATTTCAGCGGCTACGCGCTCGATCACGTCGAGGTGCACCCGTGCCGGTGCAACTGGAAAACCTTCATCGAGATCTACAACGACGACTACCACATCGCCTCCTTCCACCCCGGCCTGCGCCGTTACGTGCACAGCGGCGGGCTCAGCTGGGAGTACGGCGACTGGTACAGCCTGCAGCGCATCGCGGTCAGCCAGAACCTCGCCCGCGCCGGTACCGAGGCCTATCGCGCCTGGCACGAAGGGCTGCTGGCCCACGAAGGCGGTCGCTCGCCGGCGTTCGGCGCCATCTGGGCCAGCTACTACCCGACGCACATGATCGAAGTGTTCCCCCACGCGCTGGTGCTCTCGACGGTGTACCCGCAAGGGGTGCACGAGACGCTGAACGTCGTCGAGTTCTATTACCCGGCCGAGCTGCGTGATCGCCACCCCGAGCTGTGCGAGGCCCATCGCGCGGCCTATCTGGAGACCGCCTTCGAGGACGACGAGATCGCCGAGCGCACCGACGCCGGGCGTCGCGCGCTGTACCGCCGCGGCGAGGAGGACAGCGGGCCCTATCAGGTGCCGCTGGAGGAGGGCATGCAGCACTTCCACCAGTGGTATCGCGGCGTCATGCAGCAGTCGCTGCACCCGGCATGA
- a CDS encoding GNAT family N-acetyltransferase — protein MPELIKPANNRAALNPAFTLRPLRLDDDVAIIQPWYQMDYAHFWNMQDMSVEATTDFYRDAATHGLQAYLGFYEERPAFVLECYDPRRDPLGDCYPVQPGDIGMHFFVGPAERPIRHYTRDVLRTVMAFLFDARGARRVVVEPDVRNERVHRLNRLVGFVDAGTVTLPGKTARLAFCTAHAFAQSLEEQAP, from the coding sequence ATGCCTGAACTGATCAAACCCGCGAATAACCGCGCCGCCTTGAATCCGGCTTTCACCCTGCGCCCGCTGCGGCTGGATGACGACGTCGCGATCATCCAGCCCTGGTACCAGATGGATTACGCGCACTTCTGGAACATGCAGGACATGAGCGTCGAGGCGACCACCGATTTCTATCGCGACGCCGCAACGCACGGCTTACAGGCCTACCTCGGTTTTTACGAGGAGCGCCCGGCGTTCGTCCTCGAATGCTACGACCCGCGCCGTGACCCGCTCGGTGACTGCTATCCGGTGCAGCCCGGCGACATCGGCATGCACTTTTTCGTCGGCCCGGCCGAGCGGCCGATCCGTCACTACACCCGCGACGTGCTGCGCACCGTCATGGCTTTCCTCTTCGATGCGCGCGGCGCGCGACGGGTGGTGGTCGAGCCGGACGTGCGCAACGAGCGGGTGCACCGCCTCAACCGGTTGGTCGGCTTCGTCGACGCCGGCACCGTGACGCTGCCCGGCAAGACGGCCCGGCTGGCGTTCTGCACAGCCCACGCTTTCGCTCAATCACTGGAGGAACAGGCCCCATGA
- a CDS encoding efflux transporter outer membrane subunit — MSRRPCALPCLLTALLLLPLAGCMPPRKPLPPEATFAPPADWREPRAKPAEISVTWWEAFADPQLTALVEAALANNTDVLSAASRVEQAREQIQLSHAALLPSLDAVLGAQRQRELSVLGITHTTAVQPSLQVSYEVDLWGRLRRLRDAAELQFQASEAERDAVRLAVASTTARAYVSLLSLDRQLYVTRETVKSRQEALRVAEDRAGLGYTSQLELTQAQSEYEAAAELLPRLQQAIREQENALRLLTGRLPGQIERGAGLLALEPPAVPGVLPSSLLRRRPDIQQAELLLAASSLNLQAQRDRFLPQVQLSASLGQLFVNSLDYDPVRVWDLGASVLAPIFNAGRLEAGVNIATAQRDQAAFAYRATALQAFNEVENSLAAVGNLRQQLARVSARRAVLARSLTYAEDRYRAGYSSYLETLDAQRNLFNTELAVVQLRESQLNALIRLYQVLGGGWRASREPPQPG; from the coding sequence ATGAGCCGTCGCCCCTGCGCCCTGCCCTGCCTGCTGACAGCGCTGTTGCTGCTGCCGCTGGCCGGCTGCATGCCGCCCCGAAAACCGCTGCCACCCGAGGCCACGTTCGCCCCGCCGGCCGACTGGCGCGAGCCAAGGGCGAAACCGGCGGAGATTTCCGTAACCTGGTGGGAAGCCTTCGCCGACCCGCAGCTGACCGCGCTGGTCGAGGCCGCCCTGGCCAACAACACCGATGTGCTGAGCGCCGCCTCGCGGGTCGAGCAGGCGCGCGAGCAGATCCAGCTGTCGCATGCCGCCCTGCTGCCATCGCTGGACGCCGTGCTGGGTGCACAACGCCAGCGCGAGCTGAGCGTGCTGGGCATCACGCATACCACCGCCGTGCAGCCTTCGCTGCAGGTGTCCTACGAAGTCGATCTTTGGGGACGGCTACGGCGCCTGCGCGACGCGGCCGAACTGCAGTTCCAGGCCAGCGAAGCCGAACGCGACGCGGTGCGTCTGGCGGTGGCCAGCACCACCGCCCGGGCCTACGTCTCGCTGCTGTCGTTGGATCGGCAGCTGTACGTGACCCGAGAGACGGTCAAGTCCCGGCAGGAGGCGCTACGCGTTGCTGAAGACCGCGCCGGCCTCGGCTACACCTCGCAACTGGAGCTGACCCAGGCGCAGTCGGAGTACGAAGCCGCGGCCGAACTGCTGCCGCGCTTGCAGCAGGCGATCCGCGAGCAAGAAAACGCCCTGCGCCTGCTCACTGGGCGCCTGCCTGGCCAGATCGAACGCGGCGCCGGCCTCTTGGCCCTCGAGCCGCCAGCGGTGCCCGGCGTACTGCCGTCCAGCCTGCTGCGCCGCCGCCCGGACATTCAGCAGGCCGAGTTGCTGCTGGCTGCCAGCAGCCTGAACCTGCAAGCCCAACGTGACCGTTTCTTGCCCCAGGTTCAGCTGTCGGCCAGCCTCGGCCAGCTGTTCGTCAACTCGCTGGATTACGACCCGGTGCGGGTCTGGGACCTGGGCGCCAGCGTACTGGCGCCGATCTTCAACGCCGGTCGGCTGGAAGCCGGTGTGAACATTGCCACCGCTCAGCGCGATCAGGCGGCGTTCGCTTACCGCGCCACAGCCCTGCAAGCCTTCAATGAAGTGGAGAACAGCCTGGCCGCGGTCGGCAACCTGCGCCAGCAGCTCGCGCGCGTCTCCGCACGGCGCGCCGTACTGGCGCGCTCACTGACCTACGCCGAAGACCGCTACCGCGCGGGTTATTCGTCCTACCTGGAAACCCTCGATGCCCAGCGCAACCTGTTCAACACCGAGCTGGCCGTCGTGCAATTGCGCGAAAGCCAGCTCAATGCGCTGATCCGCCTGTACCAGGTGCTCGGGGGCGGCTGGCGAGCCAGCCGCGAACCGCCTCAGCCCGGCTGA
- a CDS encoding MFS transporter: MTLRTTILIMSAFGVISDSILIAFYPQFFELRYGLTSPVHVGAYIAAISIAVMCMLPVWARVARRVETMHLLAWTQLAATSFCLLAIWAPTVEAYWLLTMLMFMTKASYLLMFPYLMRLEPAERHSVTIGLLSVVMHIGAIFGAAVGGLALQELGPRFCVALMAAGDLAQFGLCTYLIRSGRVVRVLAEDAAERAAPAPRRTPEALSALLKLSLLMFLFDFSAYLVRPFFTLYWEARTGIVEPLLTGVVFAIPGIVALLALALRHRMASQPRWVDHTLLNLVVGAVGLALQASESLWLIVVGRCLYGWALYQVIVKLEVTLFKVSTPPMYARDFGVTNFFQNLGVLLSSFSAGYLVDWVGVPTSFAIAAASMLLTAAIDRGWFGVDRRHRAPAEACHA; the protein is encoded by the coding sequence GTGACGCTGCGTACCACCATCCTGATCATGTCCGCCTTCGGCGTGATCAGCGACTCGATCCTCATCGCCTTCTATCCGCAGTTCTTCGAGCTGCGTTACGGCCTCACCAGCCCGGTGCACGTGGGTGCCTACATCGCCGCGATCTCGATCGCCGTTATGTGCATGCTGCCGGTCTGGGCCCGTGTGGCGCGGCGCGTCGAGACCATGCATTTGCTGGCCTGGACCCAGCTGGCCGCCACCAGCTTCTGCCTGCTGGCGATCTGGGCGCCGACGGTCGAGGCGTACTGGCTGCTGACCATGCTGATGTTCATGACCAAGGCCAGCTACCTGCTGATGTTCCCTTACCTGATGCGCCTGGAGCCGGCCGAGCGGCACAGCGTGACCATCGGGCTGCTGTCGGTGGTGATGCACATCGGCGCCATCTTCGGTGCGGCGGTGGGCGGCCTGGCATTGCAGGAGCTCGGCCCGCGCTTCTGCGTGGCGCTGATGGCCGCCGGCGACCTCGCCCAGTTCGGTCTGTGCACCTACCTGATCCGCAGCGGACGGGTGGTGCGCGTGCTCGCCGAGGATGCCGCCGAGCGCGCGGCACCGGCCCCGCGGCGTACGCCCGAGGCGCTGTCGGCGTTGCTCAAGTTGAGCCTGCTGATGTTCCTGTTCGATTTCAGCGCCTATCTGGTACGGCCGTTCTTCACCCTCTACTGGGAGGCGCGCACCGGCATCGTCGAGCCGCTGTTGACCGGCGTCGTCTTTGCCATTCCCGGCATCGTCGCGCTGCTGGCCCTGGCGCTGCGCCACCGCATGGCGAGCCAGCCGCGCTGGGTCGATCACACTTTGCTCAACCTCGTCGTCGGCGCGGTGGGCCTGGCGTTGCAGGCGAGCGAATCGCTGTGGTTGATCGTGGTTGGCCGTTGCCTGTACGGCTGGGCGCTGTACCAGGTGATCGTCAAGCTCGAGGTCACGCTGTTCAAGGTCAGCACGCCACCGATGTATGCGCGCGATTTCGGCGTGACCAATTTCTTCCAGAACCTCGGCGTCCTGCTCTCGTCGTTCAGCGCCGGTTACCTGGTCGACTGGGTCGGCGTGCCCACCAGCTTCGCCATTGCCGCGGCCAGCATGTTGCTGACCGCAGCCATCGACCGCGGCTGGTTCGGTGTCGACCGCCGTCACCGTGCACCTGCGGAGGCCTGCCATGCCTGA
- a CDS encoding HlyD family secretion protein, with product MSERTQTEDPENLQPAQPPQPSAAATDAGPAPDDPPKTIKPSRRSVILMVVVALVGVLAILYAWQLWPFSGRVAVTENAYVRGQITVLAPQVNGYVTEVLVQDFERVAQGQTLVRIDDRQYRQTVEQRRAELAARRFDLENLEQTLASNEATLASRRAELSSAEAELQRALADEKRVNELAQRGSVSIRERDQIRAGARAAAARVKQAQAAIAIAEQTLKASEVSRGGLQAQVEIAEAALQRARIDLDNTVIEAPRDGQVSEVTVRQGQYVTAGSQLLYLVPEQLWVIANYKETQTFAMRPGQPVQIEVDALDGARLSGHVQRLAPATGSEFSVLRPDNATGNFTKVVQRVPVRISIDPDQPLAQRLRPGLSVVTHVDTGAAVPTEQPVADDAQ from the coding sequence ATGAGTGAACGTACCCAAACCGAGGACCCGGAAAACCTCCAGCCCGCCCAGCCGCCGCAACCGTCGGCGGCCGCGACCGATGCCGGCCCGGCACCTGACGACCCGCCGAAGACCATCAAGCCGAGCCGTCGCTCGGTCATCCTGATGGTGGTGGTCGCACTGGTCGGCGTGCTGGCGATCCTCTATGCCTGGCAGCTGTGGCCGTTCAGCGGCCGCGTGGCGGTCACCGAGAACGCCTACGTGCGCGGGCAGATCACGGTTCTCGCACCGCAGGTCAACGGCTACGTGACCGAAGTCCTGGTGCAGGATTTCGAACGGGTCGCCCAGGGGCAGACACTGGTGCGCATCGACGATCGCCAGTACCGCCAGACCGTCGAGCAGCGCCGTGCCGAACTGGCCGCACGACGCTTCGATCTGGAAAACCTCGAGCAGACCCTGGCCTCGAACGAGGCGACGCTGGCTTCTCGTCGTGCCGAACTGTCCTCCGCCGAGGCCGAGCTGCAACGCGCCCTGGCCGACGAAAAGCGCGTCAACGAGCTGGCCCAGCGCGGTTCGGTCTCGATCCGCGAGCGCGACCAGATCCGCGCCGGTGCCCGGGCCGCAGCGGCCCGGGTGAAGCAGGCGCAGGCGGCGATCGCCATCGCCGAGCAGACGCTCAAGGCCAGCGAAGTCTCCCGCGGCGGCCTGCAGGCGCAGGTCGAAATCGCCGAAGCCGCGCTGCAACGGGCGCGGATCGACCTGGATAACACGGTGATCGAGGCGCCACGCGACGGCCAGGTCAGCGAGGTCACGGTACGCCAGGGCCAGTACGTGACCGCCGGTTCGCAACTGCTCTATCTGGTGCCGGAACAGCTCTGGGTGATCGCCAATTACAAGGAGACCCAGACGTTCGCCATGCGGCCCGGCCAGCCGGTGCAGATCGAGGTCGACGCACTGGACGGCGCGCGCCTGAGCGGACACGTCCAGCGGCTGGCGCCGGCCACCGGTTCGGAATTCAGCGTGTTGCGCCCGGACAACGCCACCGGCAACTTCACCAAGGTGGTCCAGCGCGTCCCGGTGCGTATTTCCATCGATCCGGACCAGCCTTTGGCCCAGCGTTTGCGCCCGGGGCTCTCGGTGGTGACCCACGTCGACACCGGCGCCGCCGTGCCAACCGAGCAACCGGTCGCGGACGACGCGCAATGA